Proteins found in one Paenibacillus dendritiformis genomic segment:
- a CDS encoding DUF4127 family protein produces the protein MMKTVLYVPLDDRPVNVDDVMMQGRSAGLNVITPCLSDIRNRLDSEKTAADGILESTSSPAVGNPNNIRRFILHQAGAVDGFIISADMLVYGGLIGSRRLRACGGGMYPYYDPAAAKLLDVIRLVKQSYPRKPVYVLDTIMRLATTTFVDGLTYEAYTEARSFMQQPRRSFTEFDDIVQGYDLSPDGSYGSTVHFDKEQYYNARRHKFKTNYYILEQLARSGYIDFLAIGVDDAYTQGVQLNEIRFVEGRINAWLGGGASGQNPDRAIILPDADGLGHALMARMANQLYRGGAKPRYAVQYYGPDGSTITNPYEYMNVDDNIRRHIDIIGGQLVPGSPDIEIIAITASEQVSAAVSRMEANVSNRVPTVAIDFVGRGPANAAVTEALLDSPDTGCLLGYSAWNTPGNKIGIALGMGQARYAFLVTERRPAALARAVNAHGSLLFKRFLKDYYYKATAIGEIRTYSRDRCMYSNVAAMADQNMILFNTGADYACLLAMLRKRMQTHSAVLAGKNAFGIGCPGASHNIRQIRGAFWSLAAYAHASLDYDNPDFLWGRAFEITLYPAIALH, from the coding sequence ATGATGAAAACCGTTCTGTATGTGCCGCTCGACGACCGGCCCGTCAATGTGGATGATGTGATGATGCAAGGGCGCTCGGCAGGTCTCAACGTCATCACCCCGTGCCTAAGCGATATTCGCAACCGGCTGGACTCGGAAAAAACAGCAGCGGACGGCATCCTGGAAAGCACGTCTTCCCCGGCCGTCGGCAATCCGAACAACATTCGGCGCTTTATTCTCCATCAGGCAGGAGCGGTTGACGGCTTCATTATCTCCGCAGACATGCTCGTCTATGGGGGATTAATCGGCAGCCGGCGGTTAAGAGCGTGCGGGGGCGGCATGTACCCTTACTACGATCCCGCTGCTGCGAAGCTGCTGGACGTGATTCGCCTCGTGAAGCAATCATATCCGCGCAAGCCGGTCTATGTTCTCGACACCATCATGCGGTTGGCGACGACGACATTCGTGGATGGTCTGACCTACGAGGCTTATACGGAGGCGCGCAGCTTCATGCAGCAGCCCCGAAGAAGCTTTACCGAGTTTGACGATATTGTGCAGGGTTATGACCTGTCCCCTGACGGGTCGTACGGAAGCACCGTCCATTTCGACAAGGAACAGTATTACAATGCACGCCGGCATAAATTCAAAACGAACTATTATATTCTGGAGCAGCTTGCCCGGTCAGGTTATATCGACTTCCTGGCGATTGGCGTGGATGATGCTTATACGCAAGGCGTGCAGCTCAACGAGATCCGATTCGTCGAAGGGCGTATCAATGCTTGGCTGGGCGGCGGAGCCAGCGGTCAAAATCCCGACCGCGCCATTATTCTTCCGGATGCGGACGGACTGGGGCATGCGCTGATGGCCCGCATGGCGAACCAATTGTATCGTGGCGGGGCCAAGCCGCGCTACGCGGTGCAATATTACGGGCCTGACGGCTCCACCATCACGAACCCCTACGAATATATGAATGTAGATGACAATATCCGTCGCCATATCGATATTATCGGCGGCCAGCTTGTCCCTGGTTCACCTGACATCGAGATCATTGCCATTACCGCTTCAGAGCAGGTGTCCGCCGCCGTAAGCCGGATGGAGGCGAATGTGTCGAACCGCGTTCCGACGGTCGCCATCGATTTCGTGGGACGTGGCCCGGCCAACGCGGCCGTGACCGAAGCGCTGCTGGACAGCCCGGATACGGGATGCCTGCTTGGCTACAGCGCATGGAACACTCCGGGGAATAAAATCGGGATTGCGCTCGGCATGGGGCAAGCGCGCTATGCCTTCCTCGTTACAGAGAGGCGTCCGGCCGCCCTCGCCCGGGCCGTCAATGCGCATGGCTCGCTGCTCTTCAAGCGTTTCTTGAAAGACTATTATTATAAAGCAACCGCAATCGGCGAAATCCGAACTTATTCGAGAGACCGCTGCATGTATTCCAATGTGGCGGCAATGGCTGACCAAAACATGATCCTCTTCAACACGGGGGCCGATTATGCCTGTCTCCTGGCGATGCTCCGCAAGCGGATGCAGACGCATAGCGCCGTACTTGCCGGCAAAAACGCATTTGGGATCGGCTGCCCGGGGGCTTCGCATAATATACGACAAATTCGCGGAGCTTTCTGGTCGCTGGCGGCCTATGCCCATGCGTCGCTAGACTATGACAACCCGGACTTCCTGTGGGGGCGCGCCTTCGAAATCACCTTGTATCCTGCCATAGCACTGCATTGA
- a CDS encoding LysR family transcriptional regulator: MNLSQLETLITISKTMSFRKAGELLNLTQPAVSAQIKSLEDEFKTILIDRNQPVTLTDSGRLFLEHAERILQIVDDLKQKLTDLQQIPQGHIVLGTTTSIAIQILPRVLSYFQDQFPLIKTTILSMSSTQVMSQIENGTVDIGIGYLNEQNPNLVSSVLYYDTFELVVNPNHPLAEHKHGTMELLRDIPLIMLSTDTLGRRFADETFRRHGIQPHIVMELNSSEEVKRMVELNLGAAIISKLSVSNELRRGTLQIVHIHELEIAHPVGVMYRTGRYLNSAMQQFLNDLKGMPETQFIGSE, translated from the coding sequence ATGAATTTGAGCCAATTGGAAACGCTCATCACGATCTCCAAGACAATGAGTTTCCGCAAAGCCGGCGAATTGCTGAACCTGACTCAGCCCGCCGTATCCGCGCAAATCAAAAGCTTGGAAGATGAGTTCAAAACCATTCTCATTGATCGAAATCAGCCGGTCACGCTGACCGACAGCGGCCGATTGTTTCTTGAACATGCCGAGCGCATCCTCCAAATCGTCGATGATTTGAAGCAGAAGCTGACCGACTTGCAGCAAATTCCGCAGGGACATATCGTGCTCGGAACGACGACATCGATTGCCATTCAAATTCTCCCGCGGGTGCTTTCCTATTTCCAGGATCAGTTCCCGCTCATCAAGACCACCATCTTGTCCATGTCCTCAACCCAAGTCATGAGCCAGATCGAAAACGGCACCGTGGATATCGGAATCGGGTATTTGAATGAGCAGAATCCGAATCTTGTCTCATCCGTTCTCTACTACGACACGTTCGAACTGGTTGTCAATCCGAACCATCCGCTAGCCGAGCATAAGCACGGCACCATGGAACTGCTCCGGGATATCCCTCTCATCATGCTGTCCACCGACACGCTCGGCCGCCGGTTCGCGGACGAGACATTCCGCCGTCACGGCATTCAGCCTCATATTGTGATGGAATTGAACAGCAGCGAGGAGGTGAAGCGGATGGTGGAGCTGAATCTTGGGGCCGCTATCATCTCGAAGCTGTCCGTCAGCAACGAGCTGAGGCGGGGAACCCTTCAGATTGTACATATCCATGAATTGGAGATCGCCCACCCGGTCGGCGTCATGTACCGTACGGGCCGATATTTGAATTCCGCGATGCAGCAGTTCCTGAATGACCTGAAAGGCATGCCGGAAACGCAATTCATCGGGTCAGAATAG